Proteins encoded in a region of the Pieris rapae chromosome 10, ilPieRapa1.1, whole genome shotgun sequence genome:
- the LOC110991318 gene encoding uncharacterized protein LOC110991318 codes for MVSAVTSRGLARFTAIVTSARHAGHQRSCHGIRESCTPKERPPCPPCESAPPPACREAAQDTQCAVPKVCCAPPSGLRPPCPPTEPPCALTCENTSKVVKPTVEPRQVVGCGVQLDRVAQRLAAAEHRRREEYELEARQLSQSHPSPIPTEHYNLRGEQHCARATDGHDYICAQTPTPTRTCVNGVPPPPMPVPLKSSKGCEIQRSHHLDPCAHKPRVFVEIDRSATIKSNEKTSADKSATNSTCARKQCQENKRVWCKSPPRLANVPPPCREPSLVERLRRGIGGTDGKPSHRALHTCPDTVSGSVNTPQSDKISAILKETENYEESGRGRTVGLINNNATVKKSNFGSLELQIPSEAEAVRVSVTLDVAQTAGNAMARHATAKCTRRGSSDSWLSIKNIQKKLSSSKKKDPKPCEKETSCPVPPRVIPANPCAPSRSRPPNPPRTPSTADPCAPKDNRTRSICAIYPLHILC; via the exons ATGGTGTCGGCCGTCACTAGCCGTGGACTTGCTCGCTTCACAGCCATTGTCACTTCGGCGCGTCACGCGGGTCATCAGCGCTCTTGTCACGGCATACGTGAATCGTGCACGCCTAAAGAGCGTCCACCATGTCCGCCATGTGAATCAGCCCCTCCACCAGCCTGCCGCGAGGCCGCCCAAGACACACAGTGCGCTGTCCCCAAAGTATGCTGTGCGCCGCCTTCCGGACTCCGCCCACCGTGCCCCCCAACAGAGCCCCCATGCGCCCTTACATGCGAGAATACATCGAAG GTTGTGAAACCGACTGTGGAGCCGCGCCAAGTGGTGGGATGTGGCGTTCAGCTCGACCGTGTGGCGCAGAGACTGGCCGCCGCCGAACACCGACGGCGCGAGGAATACGAGCTCGAGGCGAGGCAGTTGTCACAGTCACATCCCTCGCCCATTCCTACCGAACATTACAACCTCAGGGGCGAGCAGCATTGCGCACGGGCCACTGACGGCCATGACTACATCTGCGCCCAAACACCGACTCCCACGCGCACCTGTGTTAACGGCGTTCCACCACCTCCGATGCCGGTGCCACTCAAGTCCTCTAAAGGCTGCGAAATTCAAAGAAGTCACCATCTCGACCCCTGCGCTCATAAACCACGAGTCTTTGTAGAAATCGATCGAAGTGCAACGATTAAATCTAATGAGAAAACTAGTGCCGATAAAAGCGCAACTAATTCGACTTGTGCACGCAAACAGTGCCAGGAAAATAAAAGAGTTTGGTGCAAATCACCACCACGGTTGGCTAACGTACCGCCACCCTGCCGAGAGCCTAGTCTAGTTGAACGACTTCGGCGTGGTATCGGGGGCACCGACGGTAAGCCCTCCCATCGAGCCTTGCACACTTGCCCTGACACAGTCTCCGGCTCTGTGAACACACCTCAGTCCGATAAGATCTCGGCTATTTTGAAAGAGACAGAAAACTATGAAGAGTCCGGACGAGGGCGCACAGTAGGCTTGATTAACAATAACGCAACAGTAAAGAAGTCTAACTTCGGGTCTCTCGAGTTACAGATTCCATCAGAGGCTGAGGCTGTGAGGGTGAGTGTGACGCTAGATGTCGCACAAACCGCTGGAAATGCAATGGCCCGTCATGCGACAGCGAAATGCACACGTCGCGGGTCTTCGGACTCGTGGCtctctataaaaaacatacagaAAAAGCTTTCAAGCAGTAAAAAGAAAGATCCGAAACCATGTGAAAAAGAAACTAGCTGCCCCGTGCCACCGCGGGTCATTCCGGCAAATCCTTGTGCCCCTTCCCGTTCGCGGCCTCCTAATCCACCCCGTACTCCCTCCACGGCCGACCCCTGCGCTCCAAAGGATAACCGCACACGTTCCATTTGTGCCATTTACCCacttcatattttatgttga
- the LOC110991317 gene encoding uncharacterized protein LOC110991317 translates to MEEVQNSPWRNNDGSTVAVLQAVFWYMSPSDLSRAAAVCQIWRRVASADFLWRHSLMPHITPDALRTLRNTSANNQHIASWQAWSWRREGALATARWTRRAKLLPTAGAPLLHIALDQAGTHLALLAEQAQLSVWVRDDSNDGAAWHEVLSKRVSDEWGFEGAAEWAPNRRRLLIGGPLILADRWEFLVLDFTADWHSSVVCRASSSPGTWPNWLDDAHFITFHARLAAPHCATTTVCINATTQGTHSEYVGVLAPLLRIYNEAGANITHTLVVDLPESTSEDRQHDESPMQCREPHALYYRCLREKCDSGQRYLIVSGGLRGGIRGEARALLGWKLPASFDLPPVFLREGIAERILARRQRDEEPPEEPPGEEALRALCSLPEASCPLPATVLGLVLHPSGRSVWVTTTDGIACVSLPVMQPALWLPLGPKGASLYRVQPHADHDYVVSPVSGGSGVVEVWSVRSGVHNASLVHENPALAALLLPSPPSAHTLLVLTTEALHIWQSCVQI, encoded by the exons ATGGAAGAGGTCCAAAATAGCCCGTGGAGGAACAACGATGGTTCAACAGTAGCTGTCTTGCAAGCTGTGTTTTGGTATATGTCACCATCAGATCTTAGCCGAGCCGCCGCCGTTTGTCAGATATGGCGCCGCGTTGCCTCTGCCGATTTCCTATGGCGTCATTCTTTGATGCCACACATCACACCGGACGCACTGCGCACACTACGAAACACATCGGCGAATAACCAACACATAG CATCATGGCAGGCGTGGAGCTGGCGACGCGAAGGAGCACTGGCGACAGCGCGATGGACACGGCGTGCGAAGTTGCTGCCCACGGCCGGTGCACCTCTCTTACACATTGCTCTAGACCAGGCTGGCACACATCTGGCACTGCTCGCTGAACAAGCTCAGCTTTCT GTATGGGTGCGGGACGACAGCAACGACGGCGCCGCCTGGCATGAGGTCTTAAGCAAACGCGTTAGTGACGAATGGGGATTTGAAGGTGCCGCTGAGTGGGCACCAAACCGACGGCGCCTGCTAATCGGTGGCCCACTCATACTGGCTGACCGTTGGGAATTCCTCGTGCTTGATTTTACAG CGGACTGGCATAGCTCAGTGGTCTGTCGGGCGTCGAGTTCACCTGGAACGTGGCCAAATTGGTTAGACGATGCTCACTTCATCACATTCCACGCGCGTCTTGCTGCCCCTCATTGCGCCACGACCACTGTTTGCATCAACGCTACTACACAG GGAACCCATTCGGAGTACGTTGGCGTATTAGCGCCATTACTTCGCATCTACAACGAGGCTGGTGCCAACATCAC ACACACTCTTGTTGTAGATTTGCCTGAGTCTACGTCTGAGGATCGTCAGCATGATGAATCTCCCATGCAATGTAGAGAGCCTCACGCTCTTTATTATCGCTGCCTACGAGAG AAATGCGATTCGGGGCAGCGCTATCTCATAGTGAGTGGGGGGTTACGTGGAGGAATACGTGGCGAAGCTCGCGCTTTACTCGGCTGGAAATTACCAGCATCGTTTGACTTACCACCTGTATTCCTTCGGGAGGGCATTGCCGAGCGAATACTCGCGCGCCGTCAGCGCGATGAGGAGCCCCCAGAAGAACCCCCTGGCGAGGAGGCCCTGCGAGCGTTGTGCTCACTCCCTGAAGCTAGCTGTCCGCTTCCCGCCACTGTGCTTGGTCTGGTTTTGCACCCGTC gGGCAGAAGCGTTTGGGTGACAACCACAGATGGCATAGCTTGCGTATCACTGCCCGTGATGCAGCCAGCATTGTGGCTACCATTAGGTCCTAAAGGTGCTTCGTTATACCGAGTGCAGCCACACGCTGACCACGACTATGTGGTTAGTCCGGTGAGCGGAGGTTCAGGTGTTGTAGAAGTGTGGTCAGTGCGAAGTGGAGTCCACAATGCCTCTCTTGTCCATGAAAACCCGGCACTAGCTGCTCTGTTGCTTCCGTCGCCACCCTCGGCTCACACCCTACTCGTCCTTACTACGGAGGCCCTACAT ATTTGGCAAAGCTGCGTACAGATTTAA
- the LOC110991316 gene encoding dynein axonemal intermediate chain 2 isoform X1: protein MEITFSYTKKRCEFGRQPLFCEQGPELCDSVPPNTAEHKHYILRNPVHQPTQNTPCFSEHHVNTIRAEYSTTGANHAEGGWPKDVNVVDPEATQRYRRKIEKDDNYIHCVMSLAPGMDHYVLQNNAIDMYRTYYAEMATLPQVERNSCRTVNVYRDPMGPRPIAAVSWQPEGGQRFAVAYLDVDFNRLPRASLLSYIWDVENANDPEVALVPPVPLLDLQFNPRERNILAGGLLNGQVGIWDRRRGGVPVVLCAPHVAHRDLVRNVIFINSKSGQEFFSGGPDGACKWWDIRNMDEPTDEMIIDVVQSSFDVQSMANANGISVMEYEPTIPTRFMVGTDNGLVVGGNRKGKTPMEKLPAKYEAHVGPVWSLERNPGFLKNFLTVGDWTMRVWSEDCRESAVLWSPPNRHKITAATWSPTRLSLVAAVQWDGLLATWDLLRRQHEPTLTMHVCDEPLLRLRMHEGGAFVACGSRKGNIYMVEYSQNMTQSDKNDKLLLTAMFERESKRERILEARMREIRLKLRQAEEGSPAASVTEFDPSVGDRDLAEATSEYMQGVKKELAAM from the exons ATGGAGATTACATTTAGTTATACAAAGAAAAGGTGCGAATTTGGTCGTCAGCCGCTTTTTTGCGAGCAGGGCCCAGAGCTATGTGATTCGGTGCCGCCTAACACCGCCGAGCATAAGCATTACATTCTACGCAACCCGGTTCACCAGCCTACCCAGAATACTCCTTGCTTCTCCGAGCACCATGTCAACACAATAAG AGCGGAGTACTCAACCACTGGAGCCAATCATGCTGAAGGTGGATGGCCAAAAGACGTGAATGTTGTCGATCCCGAAGCAACACAGCGGTATCGAagaaaaattgaaaaagaCGACAATTACATCCATTGTGTTATGTCCCTAGCACCA gGTATGGATCACTATGTGTTGCAAAACAATGCGATCGATATGTACCGCACATATTACGCTGAAATGGCGACACTACCACAAGTAGAGCGCAATAGTTGCCGTACTGTCAACGTGTACCGCGACCCCATGGGCCCGCGCCCCATCGCCGCCGTCAGCTGGCAGCCTGAGGGTGGTCAACGATTTGCCGTCGCCTACCTAGATGTCGACTTCAATCGTCTCCCTCGGGCCTCCTTACTATCTTACATCTGGGACGTGGAAAATGCCAACGATCCTGAAGTAGCGTTAGTGCCACCCGTACCACTACTAGACCTGCAGTTCAATCCACGGGAACGGAATATTCTGGCAGGTGGATTACTCAACGGGCAGGTCGGCATATGGGACAGGCGGCGAGGTGGTGTGCCTGTCGTCCTTTGCGCGCCGCACGTAGCACACCGAGATCTCGTGCGTAACGTGATCTTTATCAACTCAAAGTCTGGTCAGGAGTTCTTTTCGGGAGGGCCCGATGGTGCCTGCAAGTGGTGGGACATACGCAATATGGATGAACCCACTGATGAGATGATTATCGACGTAGTGCAGTCGTCGTTTGACGTGCAATCAATGGCCAATGCGAACGGCATTAGTGTGATGGAATACGAACCCACGATTCCGACACGATTCATGGTTGGTACTGATAATGGGCTCGTGGTCGGTGGCAACCGCAAGGGCAAAACTCCTATGGAAAAGCTACCGGCAAAG TATGAGGCGCATGTCGGCCCAGTATGGTCGCTGGAACGAAACCCTGGATTTcttaagaacttcctcacagTAGGAGACTGGACTATGCGTGTTTGGAGTGAGGATTGTCGTGAGTCCGCTGTTCTTTGGTCGCCACCGAATCGCCACAAAATAACCGCCGCAACTTGGAGCCCCACTAG GCTATCGCTTGTTGCGGCGGTGCAGTGGGATGGTTTGTTGGCTACATGGGATCTATTACGACGTCAACATGAGCCTACTCTTACAATGCACGTGTGTGATGAGCCTCTTCTACGATTGCGCATGCATGAgggg GGTGCGTTTGTGGCCTGTGGAAGCCGTAAAGGCAATATCTACATGGTAGAGTACTCACAAAACATGACACAGTCTGATAAGAACGACAAATTACTTCTAACTGCG ATGTTCGAGCGGGAGAGTAAGCGAGAGCGTATACTCGAAGCGCGCATGCGTGAGATTCGTCTCAAGTTACGGCAGGCAGAAGAGGGCAGCCCAGCCGCCTCTGTCACCGAGTTTGACCCTAGTGTTGGAGATCGCGATCTGGCCGAGGCAACGTCCGAATACATGCAGGGCGTGAAGAAGGAGCTCGCTGCCATGTAG
- the LOC110991316 gene encoding dynein axonemal intermediate chain 2 isoform X2, translated as MSLAPGMDHYVLQNNAIDMYRTYYAEMATLPQVERNSCRTVNVYRDPMGPRPIAAVSWQPEGGQRFAVAYLDVDFNRLPRASLLSYIWDVENANDPEVALVPPVPLLDLQFNPRERNILAGGLLNGQVGIWDRRRGGVPVVLCAPHVAHRDLVRNVIFINSKSGQEFFSGGPDGACKWWDIRNMDEPTDEMIIDVVQSSFDVQSMANANGISVMEYEPTIPTRFMVGTDNGLVVGGNRKGKTPMEKLPAKYEAHVGPVWSLERNPGFLKNFLTVGDWTMRVWSEDCRESAVLWSPPNRHKITAATWSPTRLSLVAAVQWDGLLATWDLLRRQHEPTLTMHVCDEPLLRLRMHEGGAFVACGSRKGNIYMVEYSQNMTQSDKNDKLLLTAMFERESKRERILEARMREIRLKLRQAEEGSPAASVTEFDPSVGDRDLAEATSEYMQGVKKELAAM; from the exons ATGTCCCTAGCACCA gGTATGGATCACTATGTGTTGCAAAACAATGCGATCGATATGTACCGCACATATTACGCTGAAATGGCGACACTACCACAAGTAGAGCGCAATAGTTGCCGTACTGTCAACGTGTACCGCGACCCCATGGGCCCGCGCCCCATCGCCGCCGTCAGCTGGCAGCCTGAGGGTGGTCAACGATTTGCCGTCGCCTACCTAGATGTCGACTTCAATCGTCTCCCTCGGGCCTCCTTACTATCTTACATCTGGGACGTGGAAAATGCCAACGATCCTGAAGTAGCGTTAGTGCCACCCGTACCACTACTAGACCTGCAGTTCAATCCACGGGAACGGAATATTCTGGCAGGTGGATTACTCAACGGGCAGGTCGGCATATGGGACAGGCGGCGAGGTGGTGTGCCTGTCGTCCTTTGCGCGCCGCACGTAGCACACCGAGATCTCGTGCGTAACGTGATCTTTATCAACTCAAAGTCTGGTCAGGAGTTCTTTTCGGGAGGGCCCGATGGTGCCTGCAAGTGGTGGGACATACGCAATATGGATGAACCCACTGATGAGATGATTATCGACGTAGTGCAGTCGTCGTTTGACGTGCAATCAATGGCCAATGCGAACGGCATTAGTGTGATGGAATACGAACCCACGATTCCGACACGATTCATGGTTGGTACTGATAATGGGCTCGTGGTCGGTGGCAACCGCAAGGGCAAAACTCCTATGGAAAAGCTACCGGCAAAG TATGAGGCGCATGTCGGCCCAGTATGGTCGCTGGAACGAAACCCTGGATTTcttaagaacttcctcacagTAGGAGACTGGACTATGCGTGTTTGGAGTGAGGATTGTCGTGAGTCCGCTGTTCTTTGGTCGCCACCGAATCGCCACAAAATAACCGCCGCAACTTGGAGCCCCACTAG GCTATCGCTTGTTGCGGCGGTGCAGTGGGATGGTTTGTTGGCTACATGGGATCTATTACGACGTCAACATGAGCCTACTCTTACAATGCACGTGTGTGATGAGCCTCTTCTACGATTGCGCATGCATGAgggg GGTGCGTTTGTGGCCTGTGGAAGCCGTAAAGGCAATATCTACATGGTAGAGTACTCACAAAACATGACACAGTCTGATAAGAACGACAAATTACTTCTAACTGCG ATGTTCGAGCGGGAGAGTAAGCGAGAGCGTATACTCGAAGCGCGCATGCGTGAGATTCGTCTCAAGTTACGGCAGGCAGAAGAGGGCAGCCCAGCCGCCTCTGTCACCGAGTTTGACCCTAGTGTTGGAGATCGCGATCTGGCCGAGGCAACGTCCGAATACATGCAGGGCGTGAAGAAGGAGCTCGCTGCCATGTAG